From the genome of Chroicocephalus ridibundus chromosome 1, bChrRid1.1, whole genome shotgun sequence, one region includes:
- the KCTD14 gene encoding BTB/POZ domain-containing protein KCTD14 isoform X2: protein MSISPEHKPLGKQVTSSLHTLSPIVELNVGGEMYTTTLSTLKKHPGSKLAEMFTGQPKLRTDSEGRFFIDRPGTYFKYILEYLRSNQVPTQCIQDVYKEALFYDIEPLIKQLEDSPQIFGELVARKQFLARVPNYSENIELMIRIARAEAVASRRSSVIVCVVKTEEDAARCQDALNSLDMDKKSVVKFGPWKAAPSISDLLDCIQMDVEAKGYKISFQPHIAEKGFRFKSHDYFYKFLFTWW, encoded by the exons ATGAGCATTTCGCCGGAGCACAAGCCCCTTGGGAAGCAGGTCACCAGCAGCCTGCACACG TTGTCACCAATCGTGGAGTTAAACGTCGGTGGGGAGATGTACACGACAACGCTGAGCACCTTAAAGAAACACCCTGGCTCCAAGCTGGCAGAGATGTTCACCGGCCAGCCCAAACTCCGGACTGACTCTGAAGGAAGGTTCTTCATCGACAGGCCCGGCACCTATTTCAAATACATCTTGGAGTACCTGCGCAGTAACCAAGTGCCCACCCAGTGCATCCAGGACGTCTACAAGGAGGCGTTGTTCTACGACATCGAACCTCTAATCAAGCAGCTTGAGGACTCCCCGCAGATCTTCGGGGAGCTCGTGGCGAGGAAGCAGTTTCTGGCTCGTGTGCCCAACTACAGCGAGAACATCGAACTGATGATCCGCATCGCCAGGGCGGAAGCGGTCGCGTCCCGCCGGTCCAGTGTCATCGTGTGCGTGGTCAAAACTGAGGAGGACGCGGCCAGATGTCAGGATGCCTTGAACAGCTTGGACATGGATAAAAAATCCGTGGTGAAGTTTGGTCCCTGGAAGGCAGCGCCAAGTATTTCTGATCTGCTGGACTGCATTCAAATGGACGTTGAAGCCAAAGGGTATAAAATATCCTTTCAGCCCCACATTGCTGAAAAAGGTTTTCGCTTCAAATCGCATGACTACTTCTACAAGTTCCTGTTCACCTGGTGGTAG
- the KCTD14 gene encoding BTB/POZ domain-containing protein KCTD14 isoform X1 has translation MSISPEHKPLGKQVTSSLHTVSKLSPIVELNVGGEMYTTTLSTLKKHPGSKLAEMFTGQPKLRTDSEGRFFIDRPGTYFKYILEYLRSNQVPTQCIQDVYKEALFYDIEPLIKQLEDSPQIFGELVARKQFLARVPNYSENIELMIRIARAEAVASRRSSVIVCVVKTEEDAARCQDALNSLDMDKKSVVKFGPWKAAPSISDLLDCIQMDVEAKGYKISFQPHIAEKGFRFKSHDYFYKFLFTWW, from the exons ATGAGCATTTCGCCGGAGCACAAGCCCCTTGGGAAGCAGGTCACCAGCAGCCTGCACACGGTGAGTAAG TTGTCACCAATCGTGGAGTTAAACGTCGGTGGGGAGATGTACACGACAACGCTGAGCACCTTAAAGAAACACCCTGGCTCCAAGCTGGCAGAGATGTTCACCGGCCAGCCCAAACTCCGGACTGACTCTGAAGGAAGGTTCTTCATCGACAGGCCCGGCACCTATTTCAAATACATCTTGGAGTACCTGCGCAGTAACCAAGTGCCCACCCAGTGCATCCAGGACGTCTACAAGGAGGCGTTGTTCTACGACATCGAACCTCTAATCAAGCAGCTTGAGGACTCCCCGCAGATCTTCGGGGAGCTCGTGGCGAGGAAGCAGTTTCTGGCTCGTGTGCCCAACTACAGCGAGAACATCGAACTGATGATCCGCATCGCCAGGGCGGAAGCGGTCGCGTCCCGCCGGTCCAGTGTCATCGTGTGCGTGGTCAAAACTGAGGAGGACGCGGCCAGATGTCAGGATGCCTTGAACAGCTTGGACATGGATAAAAAATCCGTGGTGAAGTTTGGTCCCTGGAAGGCAGCGCCAAGTATTTCTGATCTGCTGGACTGCATTCAAATGGACGTTGAAGCCAAAGGGTATAAAATATCCTTTCAGCCCCACATTGCTGAAAAAGGTTTTCGCTTCAAATCGCATGACTACTTCTACAAGTTCCTGTTCACCTGGTGGTAG
- the LOC134513156 gene encoding thyroid hormone-inducible hepatic protein-like yields MSSHQHSQRRGSGAMEQYFSATQKMEQEVMFPSLLRGVFPQQEGAAPAPGGHTDLYERYQLLKAIKPVVEKGLASITDQIQSDADTDTSSDDDTMDVQVEERLSHHLSGLQQVLTHLTRDTNALTRRYSQILEQVSPSEGQPSW; encoded by the coding sequence ATGAGCTCACACCAGCACAGTCAGAGACGTGGGAGCGGGGCCATGGAGCAGTACTTCTCGGCCACCCAGAAGATGGAGCAGGAGGTGATGTTCCCCAGCCTGCTCCGAGGGGTCTTCCCGCAGCAGGAGGGGGCGGCCCCGGCTCCAGGTGGCCACACGGACCTCTACGAGCGCTACCAGCTCCTCAAGGCCATCAAGCCCGTGGTGGAGAAAGGCCTGGCCTCTATCACCGACCAGATTCAGAGCGACGCTGACACCGACACATCCTCAGATGACGACACCATGGATGTCCAGGTGGAGGAGCGTCTGTCCCACCACCTGTCCGGCTTGCAGCAGGTCCTCACCCACCTCACCAGGGACACCAATGCCCTCACCCGCAGGTACAGCCAGATCCTGGAGCAGGTCAGCCCCAGCGAGGGGCAGCCCAGCTGGTGA